A single Oncorhynchus mykiss isolate Arlee chromosome 22, USDA_OmykA_1.1, whole genome shotgun sequence DNA region contains:
- the LOC110502020 gene encoding CD276 antigen isoform X2 translates to METYRTHFVMWTVLGLAAVFISASALSGVKGIVTQKVLLHCPCVNRNVRKTIIWQLEEHTIVLRHDGSNNHTTIGTRYENRASLFLNEEKDNCSLLLSGITVADHGTYKCSFTADAFVYEQVILHVAASYSVCMDLVSDQASVSSGGGEGSRVYQCKASGGYPEGQIHWELEGHPLVNPSRRDVTHLDNITGLYSLTSNLTIELSEGETLQCVVENTALASNLNSNSSCNQNHMPMEGSIHYKVQVAAVVAVSLIVIFIVGVLLVFLLTRCRRHERSTRDTERQERGVTQSFNVYEDDSA, encoded by the exons CCCTCTCAGGTGTGAAAGGAATTGTGACACAGAAGGTCCTCCTGCATTGCCCCTGCGTAAATAGAAATGTGAGAAAGACAATTATCTGGCAGCTAGAAGAGCATACCATCGTGCTCCGTCATGATGGAAGTAATAACCACACAACCATAGGGACGAGATATGAAAACAGGGCCAGTCTCTTTCTAAATGAAGAGAAGGACAACTGTTCGCTGCTCCTCTCAGGCATCACTGTGGCAGACCACGGGACATACAAATGCTCCTTTACAGCCGACGCTTTTGTCTACGAACAAGTAATTCTACATGTGGCTG cgAGCTACAGTGTCTGTATGGACCTCGTCTCAGACCAGGCTTCGGTGAGTTCCGGAGGGGGAGAGGGGTCGAGGGTGTACCAGTGTAAAGCCTCTGGGGGCTATCCAGAGGGCCAGATTCACTGGGAGCTGGAAGGACATCCTCTGGTGAACCCCTCCAGGAGGGATGTGACCCACCTGGACAACATTACAGGACTCTACAGCCTGACCAGCAACCTGACCATCGAGCTGAGTGAGGGTGAAACACTGCAATGTGTGGTGGAGAACACAGCCTTGGCCTCCAACCTCAACTCCAACTCCAGCTGCAATCAAAATCATA tgCCCATGGAAGGTAGCATACATTATAAAGTACAGGTTGCAGCAGTTGTGGCTGTCAGCCTGATTGTGATTTTTATTGTGGGAGTCCTGCTGGTGTTCTTACTAACTAGATGTCGCCGACATGAAAGGTCAACG agagacacagagaggcaggAAAGAGGCGTGACCCAGTCGTTTAATGTGTATGAAGATGACTCTGCCTGA
- the LOC110502020 gene encoding CD276 antigen isoform X1, protein MHSTCVVQLGYTHNFDLVWRKWKHTALSGVKGIVTQKVLLHCPCVNRNVRKTIIWQLEEHTIVLRHDGSNNHTTIGTRYENRASLFLNEEKDNCSLLLSGITVADHGTYKCSFTADAFVYEQVILHVAASYSVCMDLVSDQASVSSGGGEGSRVYQCKASGGYPEGQIHWELEGHPLVNPSRRDVTHLDNITGLYSLTSNLTIELSEGETLQCVVENTALASNLNSNSSCNQNHMPMEGSIHYKVQVAAVVAVSLIVIFIVGVLLVFLLTRCRRHERSTRDTERQERGVTQSFNVYEDDSA, encoded by the exons CCCTCTCAGGTGTGAAAGGAATTGTGACACAGAAGGTCCTCCTGCATTGCCCCTGCGTAAATAGAAATGTGAGAAAGACAATTATCTGGCAGCTAGAAGAGCATACCATCGTGCTCCGTCATGATGGAAGTAATAACCACACAACCATAGGGACGAGATATGAAAACAGGGCCAGTCTCTTTCTAAATGAAGAGAAGGACAACTGTTCGCTGCTCCTCTCAGGCATCACTGTGGCAGACCACGGGACATACAAATGCTCCTTTACAGCCGACGCTTTTGTCTACGAACAAGTAATTCTACATGTGGCTG cgAGCTACAGTGTCTGTATGGACCTCGTCTCAGACCAGGCTTCGGTGAGTTCCGGAGGGGGAGAGGGGTCGAGGGTGTACCAGTGTAAAGCCTCTGGGGGCTATCCAGAGGGCCAGATTCACTGGGAGCTGGAAGGACATCCTCTGGTGAACCCCTCCAGGAGGGATGTGACCCACCTGGACAACATTACAGGACTCTACAGCCTGACCAGCAACCTGACCATCGAGCTGAGTGAGGGTGAAACACTGCAATGTGTGGTGGAGAACACAGCCTTGGCCTCCAACCTCAACTCCAACTCCAGCTGCAATCAAAATCATA tgCCCATGGAAGGTAGCATACATTATAAAGTACAGGTTGCAGCAGTTGTGGCTGTCAGCCTGATTGTGATTTTTATTGTGGGAGTCCTGCTGGTGTTCTTACTAACTAGATGTCGCCGACATGAAAGGTCAACG agagacacagagaggcaggAAAGAGGCGTGACCCAGTCGTTTAATGTGTATGAAGATGACTCTGCCTGA